In a genomic window of Terriglobia bacterium:
- the bamD gene encoding outer membrane protein assembly factor BamD yields MKRIPYLVVMVLLGVASTAQAGVKEELVRLQTDVLALKNQILLIEKTFNERTDGIRSLVVQLNDQVGKTSLVLGRILNALETQSSGDTTTLQAVLKEVKELSNKMDETNTRMSALAQQIADMKVQSKPVAQRAFQAAADNPDALAISADQIYSEAYNDLVQGNLDLAIQGFNAFLKSFPTNDKADDAQYNIGEAFYNDNKYPQAIAAFTKVVTDYAGGGKVASALFKRGKSELALRQKDAAVADFRTLVDKFSTAPEASLARAELQKLGIDPSKPGKTVIKKRGEGIAH; encoded by the coding sequence ATGAAACGAATCCCTTATCTTGTAGTCATGGTTTTGCTCGGGGTCGCTTCGACGGCCCAGGCTGGTGTCAAAGAGGAGTTGGTCCGCCTTCAGACGGACGTGCTTGCGCTCAAGAATCAGATACTTCTGATCGAGAAGACCTTCAACGAGCGCACCGACGGCATCCGGAGCCTGGTGGTGCAGCTCAACGACCAGGTGGGAAAGACATCCCTGGTTCTCGGAAGGATATTGAATGCGCTGGAAACACAGTCCTCCGGCGATACCACCACGCTGCAGGCCGTGCTGAAAGAGGTCAAGGAGTTATCGAACAAGATGGATGAGACGAACACGCGCATGTCCGCGCTGGCACAGCAGATTGCCGACATGAAGGTGCAGTCGAAGCCGGTCGCGCAACGCGCCTTTCAGGCCGCCGCAGATAATCCCGACGCGCTCGCAATTTCCGCGGACCAGATTTACAGCGAGGCTTATAACGACCTCGTCCAGGGCAACCTTGACCTGGCAATCCAGGGTTTCAATGCCTTTCTCAAGAGTTTTCCCACCAACGATAAAGCGGACGATGCGCAGTACAACATAGGAGAAGCCTTCTACAACGACAACAAATATCCGCAAGCGATCGCGGCATTCACCAAGGTCGTGACGGATTATGCGGGGGGAGGCAAGGTGGCCTCCGCCCTCTTCAAGAGGGGCAAGTCGGAATTGGCGCTGCGGCAGAAGGACGCCGCGGTTGCGGACTTCAGAACCCTGGTCGACAAGTTCTCAACCGCGCCCGAAGCCAGCCTTGCACGGGCCGAATTGCAGAAACTGGGGATCGATCCGTCCAAGCCGGGTAAAACGGTCATCAAGAAACGCGGAGAAGGAATCGCACACTGA
- a CDS encoding TonB C-terminal domain-containing protein: protein MTHTPPRGTLLELPLIEERYGRAFLTSVAFHGLLLIFFLVAPFIMPKASPIRIGTGPGGGSGSESYTVGIADDLGGGAGLIKPATTPQPPVLPVEKPAKKEVKKEDTNVKAVPLPDAATARKKAAKPVPAAASNQIPVADAKGAGGAGGVAGGSGGGIGSGVGVSIGAGSGGVGDSWYARVVEQRIGANWSKPVGPQQRIEIVYSFIVGSDGRIDIDKITLEKSSGNDALDLTAKRAIYASNPLAQPPPELRGRPLQFVCQFVYPPDKK, encoded by the coding sequence ATGACCCATACGCCGCCGCGAGGAACCCTGCTGGAGTTGCCGCTCATCGAGGAGCGGTATGGGCGGGCATTTCTCACGTCGGTCGCCTTTCACGGTCTTTTGCTGATTTTCTTTTTGGTCGCGCCATTTATCATGCCAAAGGCATCGCCGATCCGAATCGGGACTGGTCCGGGCGGAGGAAGCGGGAGCGAATCCTACACCGTGGGTATTGCGGACGACCTGGGTGGAGGGGCGGGGCTGATCAAACCGGCGACGACCCCTCAGCCTCCCGTGCTGCCGGTGGAAAAGCCAGCCAAAAAAGAAGTCAAGAAAGAAGATACCAATGTAAAGGCGGTGCCCCTGCCCGATGCGGCGACTGCCAGGAAAAAGGCCGCCAAACCCGTGCCCGCGGCGGCTTCAAACCAAATCCCGGTTGCAGACGCGAAGGGGGCGGGAGGCGCCGGCGGAGTCGCCGGCGGTTCCGGTGGCGGCATCGGCAGCGGCGTTGGAGTCTCGATCGGGGCCGGATCGGGCGGAGTGGGGGATTCCTGGTACGCTCGCGTCGTGGAACAGCGAATCGGCGCCAACTGGAGCAAGCCTGTCGGCCCGCAGCAGCGCATTGAAATCGTCTACAGCTTCATAGTCGGCAGCGACGGGCGCATTGACATTGACAAGATCACGCTCGAGAAGTCCTCAGGCAACGATGCGCTGGATCTCACTGCCAAGCGCGCAATCTACGCTTCGAATCCGCTCGCGCAACCGCCTCCGGAATTGCGCGGCAGGCCTTTGCAGTTTGTATGCCAGTTTGTTTATCCTCCGGATAAGAAGTGA
- a CDS encoding biopolymer transporter ExbD: MAFTTQQGRTATSLSEINVTPLVDVMLVLLVIFMVTAPILQTGIDVQLPETKAATDTNPADNVVLSISKETLLYYGSDLITLAALPERLKKDRKGPKDPIYLRADVAVKWASIVSVIDTVRSAGFSEIKLVTKPYQSPKK, encoded by the coding sequence ATGGCTTTCACGACGCAGCAGGGCAGAACGGCTACTTCCCTGTCGGAGATCAACGTCACACCGCTCGTGGATGTCATGCTCGTCCTGCTCGTCATTTTCATGGTTACCGCACCGATCCTCCAGACCGGGATCGACGTCCAGTTGCCGGAAACCAAAGCTGCCACGGACACGAATCCTGCGGACAATGTTGTGCTTTCAATCAGCAAAGAAACTCTTCTCTATTACGGCTCGGATTTGATCACCCTCGCGGCCCTGCCGGAGCGCCTCAAGAAGGACAGGAAGGGACCCAAGGATCCGATCTATCTGAGAGCGGACGTGGCTGTGAAGTGGGCGTCGATTGTGTCGGTGATCGACACGGTGCGCAGCGCCGGCTTCAGCGAAATCAAGCTGGTCACCAAGCCTTACCAGTCGCCCAAGAAATAG
- a CDS encoding DUF58 domain-containing protein, with the protein MDFDTLLARARRLELKSRFLARSQYAGLYRSAFRGQGMEFAEVREYAEGDEVRLIDWNVSARHQSLYVKRMVEERERNVLLILDTSGSLAFGSVQRTKFDLLLEVGALLVLSGFFARDRVSLALVRAGVELFVPAAKGWNHAARLIRELVSITPGGAAPGLDPVWNFVNSPGVPRSLMVFLTDFQAPLQASRSFSAAGRKHEMVFILALDPREWVLPAVGRIRVRHPETGQVMVINSGSNAVRREYERSAGERRAALLHLLRGNGAEWVELSTGAGYESSLRRFLLARASRHPR; encoded by the coding sequence ATGGATTTCGACACTTTGCTTGCCCGCGCGCGACGACTCGAGCTGAAGAGCCGGTTCCTGGCCCGCTCTCAATATGCGGGCCTTTATCGCAGCGCCTTTCGCGGCCAGGGAATGGAATTTGCTGAAGTGCGTGAGTATGCGGAAGGGGATGAGGTACGCCTCATCGACTGGAATGTGTCGGCACGCCATCAGTCGCTTTATGTAAAGCGCATGGTGGAAGAGCGTGAACGCAATGTCCTGTTGATACTCGACACGTCCGGTTCCCTGGCGTTCGGGAGCGTGCAGCGCACGAAGTTCGACCTCCTGCTCGAGGTCGGCGCGCTGCTGGTGTTGTCAGGATTTTTTGCCAGGGACCGGGTGAGCCTGGCTTTGGTTCGGGCAGGCGTGGAGTTGTTCGTTCCTGCAGCCAAAGGCTGGAATCATGCGGCGCGCCTGATTCGCGAACTGGTATCGATCACGCCCGGCGGGGCAGCTCCCGGCCTGGATCCTGTCTGGAACTTCGTCAATTCTCCGGGCGTGCCCCGGAGCCTGATGGTGTTCCTGACGGACTTTCAGGCGCCTTTGCAGGCGAGCCGCAGTTTCTCAGCTGCCGGCCGCAAGCATGAAATGGTCTTCATACTGGCGTTGGACCCCCGAGAATGGGTGCTGCCGGCCGTCGGGCGCATTCGCGTCAGGCACCCCGAAACAGGCCAGGTGATGGTGATCAACAGCGGCAGCAACGCTGTGCGCCGGGAATATGAGCGCAGCGCCGGCGAAAGGAGGGCAGCGCTCCTGCACCTGCTGCGCGGCAACGGAGCGGAGTGGGTCGAGCTCAGCACCGGTGCAGGCTATGAGTCATCGCTGCGCCGCTTCCTTCTAGCACGCGCGAGCCGGCATCCCCGGTGA
- the recN gene encoding DNA repair protein RecN — MLRFLRIRDFALIRNLEIEFGDGLTVLTGETGSGKSIIVDAFGLLVGARSSQEMVRSNCDVAVLEGVFSADNKSVTGQLTEAGIDADDDSILVRREISSSGRGRVFINNSLATLTLLRSIGGILADIHGQQDHQALLDLSAHLQWLDRFGGNESAARELRDQYGRMRDIALRLDALAMDEQERQRLLDILRFQVDEIRRAAIHPGEKQELENERSVLANREKVFALANEAYALLYESEHSVTGQVDRLTRVLQQLAEFDSSWNTHLESLRESVYRLEDLAYLARDYTGNIDFSPERLDQVQRRLSDLDRLSAKYGKSMEEVLAFADQCERRLEELVSSNDISIRLSGELDAGLKHYLALSENLSSKRHKDGARLEREIRKEFHALAMERMDLGVRFRPRERSGVATQGRIPAHCGPNGVDQIEFLLAPNAGEEMRPLAKIASGGELSRIMLSIKALCGGGETGKTLVFDEIDAGIGGRVAEVVGRRLREVSSQNQVLCVTHLPQIAAYARNHFSVRKETIGARTETTVERLDEAARAGELARMMGGEVITETTRRHAREMLDHAAKGSRKELRA; from the coding sequence ATGCTCCGATTTTTGAGAATAAGGGATTTTGCGCTGATCCGGAACCTTGAAATCGAGTTCGGAGATGGCCTCACTGTGCTGACCGGAGAGACCGGCTCAGGCAAGTCGATTATCGTGGATGCCTTCGGGCTCCTGGTTGGAGCCCGTTCCTCTCAGGAAATGGTGCGGTCAAACTGTGATGTCGCAGTTCTGGAGGGCGTTTTCTCGGCAGACAACAAGTCTGTGACCGGGCAGTTGACCGAAGCCGGGATCGATGCGGATGACGACTCGATTCTGGTTCGCCGCGAGATTTCCTCGAGCGGGCGCGGGCGCGTCTTCATCAACAACAGTCTGGCCACACTGACGCTGCTCCGATCGATTGGCGGCATTCTGGCAGACATTCACGGCCAGCAGGATCATCAGGCACTGCTCGACCTCTCTGCACACCTGCAATGGCTCGACCGGTTCGGCGGAAATGAATCGGCGGCTCGCGAGTTGCGCGACCAGTACGGGCGGATGCGCGATATCGCGTTGCGGCTGGATGCCCTGGCCATGGATGAGCAGGAGCGGCAGCGACTCCTGGACATCTTGCGTTTTCAGGTCGACGAGATCCGCCGCGCAGCCATCCATCCGGGCGAGAAACAAGAATTGGAGAACGAACGGTCGGTCCTTGCCAATCGGGAAAAGGTCTTCGCCCTGGCAAACGAGGCCTACGCGCTGTTATATGAGAGCGAGCACTCGGTCACGGGCCAGGTGGACCGTCTTACCCGAGTGCTGCAGCAACTCGCAGAATTCGATTCCAGCTGGAATACCCATCTGGAATCCCTGCGCGAAAGCGTCTACCGGCTGGAGGATTTGGCCTACCTGGCGCGTGACTACACGGGGAACATCGATTTCAGCCCGGAACGACTCGATCAGGTCCAACGACGGCTCTCCGATCTGGATCGGCTTTCAGCCAAGTACGGGAAGTCCATGGAAGAAGTCCTTGCCTTTGCAGATCAGTGCGAGAGGCGACTGGAGGAACTCGTTTCTTCCAATGATATCTCGATCCGGCTCTCAGGAGAACTTGATGCCGGCCTGAAGCACTATCTAGCGTTGTCGGAGAATCTGTCTTCAAAGCGGCATAAGGATGGGGCGCGACTCGAACGCGAGATTCGCAAGGAGTTTCACGCCCTGGCAATGGAACGGATGGATCTCGGCGTCCGCTTTCGGCCCAGGGAAAGGTCCGGTGTGGCCACGCAGGGACGCATACCTGCCCACTGTGGACCCAATGGCGTAGATCAGATAGAGTTTCTGTTGGCGCCCAATGCCGGTGAGGAGATGAGACCCCTGGCGAAAATCGCTTCCGGAGGGGAATTATCTCGCATCATGCTTTCCATCAAGGCTTTGTGCGGCGGGGGCGAGACAGGCAAGACCCTGGTATTCGACGAGATCGATGCCGGAATCGGAGGACGCGTCGCCGAGGTGGTTGGAAGGAGGCTGCGTGAAGTGTCGTCTCAGAACCAGGTGCTCTGCGTGACACACCTGCCTCAGATCGCTGCTTATGCTCGGAACCATTTTAGCGTGCGCAAGGAAACAATAGGTGCACGGACCGAAACGACCGTCGAGCGTCTCGACGAAGCAGCCCGGGCAGGAGAGTTGGCGCGCATGATGGGGGGCGAAGTGATCACTGAAACCACACGCCGCCACGCCCGGGAAATGCTCGACCACGCAGCCAAAGGAAGCAGGAAGGAACTGCGGGCTTAA
- a CDS encoding MotA/TolQ/ExbB proton channel family protein, with protein sequence MVRKWLTFRQIERQSRGFVAIFRKSSRLSEVSQACEHYRGTPLSGIFTAGYQELNAQLQSSKTKDVPGNPGHPVLSERNLAGIQRSLQRAASAELSVLERSMSWLATTASVTPFIGLLGTVVGIISAFNGLGLEKTASIQAVAPGIADALFATAAGLFAAIPAVIGYNQFVHRIKNVASEMDDFSTELLNLVERSFS encoded by the coding sequence ATGGTGCGGAAGTGGCTCACTTTTCGCCAGATTGAACGTCAAAGCCGCGGATTTGTCGCGATTTTCCGCAAGAGTTCACGTCTGAGCGAGGTAAGCCAGGCTTGTGAACACTATCGCGGAACTCCGTTGTCAGGCATTTTCACTGCGGGTTATCAAGAGTTAAATGCCCAGCTTCAAAGTTCGAAAACCAAGGATGTGCCCGGCAATCCCGGCCACCCGGTGTTGAGCGAAAGGAACCTGGCCGGCATCCAACGTTCGCTGCAGCGGGCGGCGTCAGCAGAACTCTCCGTCCTGGAGCGAAGCATGAGCTGGTTGGCTACCACGGCGTCGGTTACTCCGTTCATCGGGCTGCTCGGCACGGTAGTCGGCATCATCAGCGCTTTTAACGGACTGGGGCTCGAAAAGACGGCATCCATTCAGGCGGTGGCCCCGGGGATCGCCGATGCTCTGTTCGCGACGGCAGCCGGCTTGTTTGCCGCGATCCCGGCAGTGATCGGCTACAATCAGTTTGTGCACCGGATCAAGAACGTCGCCTCCGAGATGGACGATTTCTCGACTGAACTTCTGAACCTGGTCGAGAGGAGTTTCAGCTAA
- the miaB gene encoding tRNA (N6-isopentenyl adenosine(37)-C2)-methylthiotransferase MiaB: MNELDSEKIAGNLQHGGMEPAGDAAAADVIILNTCSVREKAVQKVYARLGEIKKIKDERQDLVVGVVGCMAQLEGERVLKKVPFVNLLAGPQKGHVMGDLVDRAQATRRPAIDLRMDDDPEPLENAYVLRESRWRAGVTISEGCNRRCSFCVVPFTRGRQRNRVSANIIREVEKLVTEGYIEIVLLGQTVNAYRDPSPARLTFAGLLRRLSGIEGLARIRFTSPHPNEFSDDLIDAIVTCPRICSQVHLPVQSGSTKILRAMRRGYTRGKYLETVARIRRAPRSIAISTDIIVGFPGETEGDFRHTLRLLDEVQYDCVFSFKYSPRPNTAALELHDDVPDAEKRARLKTLQEQQKLIQYNKNAAYLGQIVDVLVDGSARSTFKLTGRLSNNKIVNFDGPNSLMGRMAKVEISGFGAHSLKGVWVQ, encoded by the coding sequence ATGAACGAACTGGATTCCGAAAAAATAGCCGGCAACCTGCAGCACGGCGGCATGGAGCCGGCGGGCGATGCCGCCGCCGCGGATGTCATCATTCTCAACACCTGCAGCGTGCGCGAGAAAGCAGTGCAGAAAGTCTACGCGCGTTTAGGTGAGATCAAGAAGATAAAAGATGAGCGTCAGGACCTCGTCGTTGGCGTCGTCGGATGCATGGCGCAGCTTGAAGGCGAGCGGGTTCTAAAAAAAGTGCCATTCGTGAATCTTCTTGCCGGTCCTCAGAAAGGCCACGTAATGGGCGATCTGGTCGACCGGGCGCAGGCAACCCGGAGACCCGCCATCGACTTGCGCATGGATGATGATCCTGAGCCGCTCGAAAATGCCTACGTTCTGCGGGAGAGCCGCTGGCGAGCAGGCGTTACGATCAGCGAAGGGTGCAACCGGCGCTGCAGCTTCTGCGTGGTGCCATTCACGAGAGGCAGGCAGCGCAACCGGGTGAGCGCCAACATCATTCGGGAGGTGGAGAAGCTTGTGACCGAGGGCTACATCGAGATTGTGCTCCTCGGACAGACGGTGAACGCCTACCGGGATCCATCTCCAGCCCGTCTGACATTCGCCGGGTTACTGCGGCGGTTGTCGGGGATCGAGGGCCTCGCCCGCATCCGCTTTACCTCCCCGCATCCGAATGAGTTCAGCGACGACCTTATCGACGCCATTGTTACGTGCCCCCGGATTTGTAGCCAGGTGCACCTTCCGGTTCAGTCCGGTTCGACGAAAATACTGCGCGCCATGCGCCGGGGATATACCAGGGGAAAATATCTCGAGACGGTGGCGAGAATTCGCCGGGCGCCCCGTTCCATCGCCATTTCCACCGATATCATAGTAGGATTTCCAGGTGAGACGGAGGGGGACTTTCGGCATACTCTTCGATTACTCGATGAGGTACAATATGATTGTGTTTTCTCCTTTAAGTACTCACCCCGACCCAACACCGCGGCTCTAGAGCTACACGACGACGTCCCGGATGCGGAAAAGAGGGCGAGATTGAAGACTTTGCAGGAGCAACAGAAACTGATTCAATACAACAAGAACGCCGCCTACCTGGGACAGATTGTCGACGTCCTGGTCGACGGCAGCGCCCGAAGCACTTTCAAACTCACAGGTCGTTTGAGCAACAACAAGATCGTAAACTTCGACGGCCCGAATAGTCTCATGGGTCGCATGGCGAAGGTGGAAATCTCGGGTTTCGGTGCCCACAGTCTCAAGGGTGTCTGGGTTCAGTGA
- a CDS encoding DPP IV N-terminal domain-containing protein, with translation MLARKLLLPALLLLISLPSLGVQDKPQIVIRPAPQEEMILALPDVQPLRSEQAAALAPALKTLNEVLWDDLKFSGFFTLAGKSFYPPQAILREADINYDAWGALPFRVSFLSAGTLQLDGGVLMAELNIYDMKQQLRSFGKRFTGDIDQARSIAHLWADEIVNRLTAGASRGIASTRIAYSSRRGGAKEIYVMDYDGNDQRPFTRNGSLNLFPSWAPDSSKLAFISYKTGKPEINIYSYLDGSRLPFPVFNSLTANPKISPDGSRLVFTMTDPRGNIDIYVSKLDGTDRRNLTNSPAINSTPTWSPSGSQIAFISNRDSTPQIYICDTDGANVRRIVKEGGEADWPAWSPDGRWIAFHWKPRMAESFDIYIAEVSTGQIRQLTSDSGSNECPSWAPDGRHLAFQSNRTGSDQIFIMLADTNNPELRMVTSQGANTCPAWGGYLRKN, from the coding sequence ATGCTCGCCAGAAAACTGCTGTTGCCGGCGTTATTACTGTTGATTTCACTGCCCTCACTCGGTGTGCAGGATAAGCCGCAGATCGTGATCCGCCCCGCACCGCAGGAAGAGATGATCCTGGCCTTGCCTGATGTGCAACCTCTCAGGTCCGAGCAGGCGGCCGCCCTGGCTCCGGCTCTGAAGACCCTGAACGAGGTGCTCTGGGACGACCTGAAATTTTCGGGATTTTTCACCCTGGCCGGCAAGAGCTTCTATCCACCCCAAGCGATTCTGCGCGAGGCGGATATCAACTACGATGCCTGGGGTGCGCTCCCCTTCAGAGTGAGCTTTCTGTCAGCCGGCACGCTCCAACTCGACGGCGGCGTTCTGATGGCGGAGTTGAACATTTATGACATGAAGCAGCAGCTGAGAAGTTTCGGCAAGCGCTTCACCGGCGACATCGATCAGGCGCGCTCGATCGCTCATCTCTGGGCCGACGAGATCGTCAACAGGCTGACTGCCGGAGCGTCGCGCGGGATTGCGTCCACGAGGATCGCCTACTCATCACGCCGCGGGGGGGCGAAAGAGATATATGTGATGGATTATGATGGCAACGACCAGCGCCCGTTCACGCGCAATGGATCGCTGAACCTGTTCCCCTCGTGGGCCCCTGACAGCTCGAAGCTCGCCTTTATCAGCTACAAGACGGGAAAACCCGAGATCAACATCTATTCGTATCTGGACGGCTCGCGCCTTCCCTTCCCGGTATTCAACTCCTTGACCGCCAATCCCAAGATCTCGCCCGACGGCAGTCGACTGGTTTTCACAATGACGGACCCCAGAGGCAACATCGACATCTACGTTTCGAAGCTGGATGGCACCGACCGGCGGAATCTCACAAACAGCCCTGCGATCAACTCCACTCCCACGTGGTCTCCCTCCGGCAGCCAGATCGCTTTTATTTCAAACCGTGACAGCACGCCCCAGATCTATATCTGCGATACGGATGGTGCGAATGTCAGACGCATCGTGAAGGAAGGGGGTGAAGCGGATTGGCCCGCATGGTCCCCCGACGGGCGCTGGATTGCATTCCACTGGAAGCCGCGCATGGCAGAGAGCTTTGACATCTATATCGCAGAGGTCAGCACCGGACAGATTCGCCAGCTTACAAGCGATTCGGGAAGCAACGAGTGTCCGTCCTGGGCGCCGGACGGGCGGCACCTGGCGTTTCAATCCAATCGCACCGGCAGCGACCAGATCTTCATCATGCTTGCCGATACCAACAATCCCGAGCTGCGCATGGTAACCAGTCAGGGCGCAAACACCTGCCCGGCATGGGGCGGATACCTGCGGAAAAACTGA
- a CDS encoding bifunctional nuclease family protein — protein MKEIEFKIKGLMMDPLTNSPIVVLQDTTSDTLLPIWVGIFEANAIALQIEKVDTPRPMTHDLIKGLLNHLDAHVTKIVVTELKDNTFYALIFLDVAGKTVTVDSRPSDAIALALRTDSPIYVTDEVISKSASASSTTLSAERSTPEEIRQWLENLNPEDLGKYKM, from the coding sequence ATGAAAGAGATCGAGTTTAAGATTAAAGGCCTGATGATGGACCCGTTGACCAACTCTCCGATCGTTGTGCTTCAGGACACCACCAGCGACACGCTGCTTCCAATCTGGGTCGGAATCTTCGAAGCTAACGCCATCGCATTGCAAATCGAGAAAGTAGATACGCCCCGACCCATGACCCATGACCTGATTAAGGGCCTCCTAAATCACCTGGATGCGCACGTAACCAAGATCGTCGTTACTGAACTCAAGGACAATACGTTTTATGCCTTGATCTTTCTGGATGTTGCGGGGAAGACGGTCACCGTTGATTCACGCCCCTCCGATGCCATCGCACTGGCACTTCGTACCGACTCTCCCATTTATGTAACCGATGAGGTAATTTCAAAATCCGCAAGTGCATCCTCAACCACACTGTCCGCAGAGCGCAGTACTCCTGAAGAAATTCGCCAATGGCTTGAGAACCTCAATCCCGAAGATCTGGGGAAGTACAAAATGTGA
- a CDS encoding single-stranded DNA-binding protein, producing MSSLNKVMLIGRLGKDPEIRYTPDGAPVANFSLATGEFWTDKSGTRQERTEWHNIVAWNKLADLSKRYLAKGRQVYIEGRLRTREWDDKDGNKRRTTEVVANQMVLLGSRPEGMEAGTAPMQRSAPGPEPGMAPSPGPADVEITDDDIPF from the coding sequence ATGAGCTCGTTGAACAAGGTCATGCTTATCGGCCGCCTCGGCAAGGACCCGGAGATTCGCTATACGCCCGATGGGGCTCCGGTGGCCAACTTCAGTCTGGCCACCGGTGAATTCTGGACGGATAAGAGCGGGACGCGCCAGGAGCGGACCGAGTGGCACAATATTGTTGCCTGGAATAAACTGGCCGACCTGAGCAAGCGCTATCTGGCCAAGGGACGCCAGGTCTATATCGAAGGGCGTCTCCGCACGCGCGAGTGGGACGACAAGGACGGAAACAAACGCCGCACCACGGAGGTTGTCGCGAATCAGATGGTGCTGTTGGGAAGCCGCCCCGAAGGAATGGAAGCCGGCACCGCCCCCATGCAGCGAAGCGCACCCGGACCCGAGCCCGGGATGGCGCCATCCCCTGGTCCGGCGGATGTGGAAATCACCGACGACGACATTCCATTCTGA
- the pal gene encoding peptidoglycan-associated lipoprotein Pal, giving the protein MRKSLYPLAVIALLLVGIAVTGTGCGGRKAGPTPAGATTPPPAVEPTPAPPAPTITLTASPAAIVKGQTATLSWRTSNATEVTIDGGIGTVEGSGSRTVSPSASTTYRARATGPGGVADAEVRLTVSAEEPGVIVPTERRVSDSELFTERVKDAFFDYDKYDIRDDAREALLQDVQLLKERSNIRITIEGHCDERGSEAYNLALGDKRANAARDFLIAQGISAARIDTISYGEEKPFAPGHDEEAWKQNRRAHLVMR; this is encoded by the coding sequence ATGAGAAAATCTCTGTACCCGCTAGCCGTCATTGCTCTCCTGCTGGTAGGCATAGCCGTTACGGGGACCGGATGTGGAGGAAGGAAGGCTGGACCTACGCCTGCGGGCGCGACCACGCCGCCGCCCGCGGTCGAGCCGACCCCTGCGCCGCCGGCGCCAACGATCACCCTGACCGCATCGCCGGCAGCAATTGTGAAGGGACAGACCGCAACGCTGTCCTGGCGCACCAGTAACGCAACCGAGGTCACGATCGATGGCGGTATCGGGACTGTAGAGGGTTCCGGCAGCCGCACGGTGTCGCCTTCTGCTTCAACGACGTATCGGGCCCGGGCAACGGGCCCGGGCGGTGTAGCCGACGCAGAGGTGCGCCTGACTGTAAGTGCTGAGGAGCCGGGAGTCATCGTCCCGACGGAGCGCCGGGTGAGCGACAGTGAGCTTTTCACTGAAAGAGTCAAGGACGCTTTCTTCGATTACGACAAATACGACATCCGTGACGACGCGCGCGAGGCATTGCTTCAGGATGTGCAGCTCCTGAAGGAACGCTCCAACATCCGTATCACGATCGAAGGTCACTGCGACGAGCGAGGCTCCGAAGCCTACAACCTCGCCTTGGGCGACAAACGTGCCAATGCGGCCAGGGATTTTCTCATAGCGCAAGGCATCAGTGCGGCCCGCATCGACACAATCAGCTACGGCGAGGAAAAGCCTTTCGCTCCGGGCCACGATGAGGAAGCCTGGAAGCAGAACCGGCGGGCTCACCTCGTCATGCGTTGA